From the genome of Malus sylvestris chromosome 6, drMalSylv7.2, whole genome shotgun sequence, one region includes:
- the LOC126625551 gene encoding uncharacterized protein LOC126625551 → MKVLPYDDAHVIFQRIYIYLGACKNGFKNGCRQLVGLDGCHLKGVFKGQLLSPVGMDANNQTWVIAYAIVELENKDSWVWFLELLAADLGIVNQPFEKVLPNCNHRFCVRHLYTNYKADGFKWKGLKDALWNAAKATTIADFRKSMAEVNRLNEKAYKWLEKRPALHWSRSHFDTHTQCDILLNNLCESFNSFILRSRDKPIITMLETIRVLLMKRIWLRRDAMRKDKGAICPKIQKKLKEYKLKSSHTVATWSGGENFEVDEGRSNKMGFDRLSLHSWLLGHLLCKETA, encoded by the exons ATGAAGGTGCTGCCCTATGATGATGCTCATGTGATATTCCAGCGGATTTATATTTATTTGGGGGCTTGCAAAAATGGATTTAAGAATGGATGTAGGCAGCTTGTAGGGTTGGATGGTTGTCACTTGAAAGGAGTGTTCAAGGGCCAGTTACTGTCTCCAGTGGGAATGGATGCAAATAACCAAACTTGGGTTATTGCATATGCTATAGTAGAGCTCGAGAACAAGGACAGTTGGGTTTGGTTTCTGGAACTGCTAGCTGCTGACTTGGGAATTGTGAACCAGC CTTTTGAGAAGGTGCTGCCTAATTGTAATCATCGGTTCTGTGTTAGGCACTTATACACTAACTACAAGGCAGATGGGTTTAAATGGAAAGGATTAAAGGATGCCTTGTGGAATGCTGCCAAGGCAACAACCATCGCTGATTTTAGGAAGAGTATGGCTGAGGTGAATAGGCTGAATGAAAAAGCTTATAAATGGTTGGAGAAGAGACCAGCCTTGCATTGGAGTAGGTCACACTTTGACACACACACTCAGTGTGACATTCTGTTAAACAACCTCTGTGAGAGCTTCAATTCTTTTATCCTAAGGTCTAGGGACAAGCCTATTATTACCATGCTGGAAACTATAAGAGTTTTATTGATGAAGAGGATATGGTTGAGAAGAGATGCAATGAGGAAGGATAAAGGAGCTATCTGCCCAAAAATCCAGAAGAAGTTGAAGGAGTACAAACTGAAAAGCTCACACACTGTAGCTACATGGTCTGGAGgagaaaattttgaagtggATGAAGGCAGAAGCAAT AAGATGGGATTTGACAGGCTTTCCTTGCATTCATGGTTGCTCGGCCATCTATTATGCAAGGAGACAGCCTGA